A window of Lentibacillus sp. Marseille-P4043 contains these coding sequences:
- the alr gene encoding alanine racemase: MLDSFYRNTWAEINLDAIGYNMEQMKKKLPSKTKIIAVVKANGYGHGAHEVAAKAIESGASALAVALLDEALVLRQAGFTVPILVLGWVAPKDTLLAAENNITLTFFQKEWIEEVNHYTFPQQLKLHMKWDTGMGRVGIRTEAELKELLEELGNNQQIRLTGVYTHFATADEQDLTYYDEQRNRFQSLLEAFERLCKQPVALHVGNSAASIRFPKDMYHFIRFGIAMYGLYPSETVRQEKSIDLKQAFSLNSRLIHVKKVVANESISYGATYTTEKEEWIGTIPIGYADGWIRKLQGMDVLVDGKRMPIVGRICMDQTMIRLDKAYPVGTKVTLIGEQGNAEIKMDEVAAYLDTINYEIPCMISSRVPRVYLGK, encoded by the coding sequence GTGTTAGATTCTTTTTATCGAAATACATGGGCCGAAATAAACCTTGATGCAATTGGTTACAATATGGAACAAATGAAGAAAAAGCTGCCATCTAAAACAAAAATCATTGCAGTTGTGAAGGCGAATGGATACGGCCACGGAGCACATGAGGTTGCTGCAAAGGCCATAGAATCAGGGGCGAGTGCTCTGGCTGTTGCGCTGTTGGATGAAGCGTTAGTACTTCGTCAAGCGGGCTTCACTGTACCTATTTTAGTATTAGGCTGGGTTGCTCCTAAGGATACACTGCTTGCTGCTGAAAATAATATTACATTAACTTTTTTTCAAAAGGAATGGATCGAGGAAGTCAACCACTATACTTTTCCACAACAACTCAAACTGCATATGAAGTGGGATACTGGTATGGGAAGAGTCGGTATTCGTACAGAAGCAGAGTTAAAGGAACTTCTAGAGGAATTAGGAAATAATCAGCAAATCCGGCTAACAGGAGTGTATACACATTTTGCAACAGCGGATGAGCAGGATCTAACTTATTATGATGAGCAGCGAAACAGGTTTCAATCTCTATTGGAAGCATTCGAAAGGTTGTGTAAACAGCCGGTTGCACTTCACGTAGGAAATAGTGCTGCATCAATTCGCTTTCCAAAGGATATGTATCATTTCATCCGGTTTGGTATTGCTATGTACGGATTATATCCATCTGAGACCGTTAGACAGGAGAAAAGCATTGATTTGAAGCAAGCATTCTCTTTAAATAGCCGTTTAATTCATGTGAAAAAAGTAGTTGCTAATGAGTCCATTAGTTATGGCGCGACATACACAACTGAGAAAGAAGAATGGATTGGAACGATTCCAATTGGGTATGCGGATGGATGGATTCGTAAGCTTCAAGGAATGGATGTATTAGTTGATGGGAAGCGCATGCCAATTGTTGGCAGGATTTGCATGGACCAAACAATGATACGACTTGATAAAGCATATCCTGTAGGGACAAAAGTCACGTTAATTGGAGAGCAAGGAAACGCAGAAATAAAAATGGATGAAGTAGCAGCATATTTAGACACGATTAATTATGAAATCCCATGCATGATTAGTAGCCGAGTGCCAAGGGTTTATTTAGGAAAATAA